The window CCGCGGCCGTGGCCGAACTCATCGCCGCACGCGGGGAGGCCGAGGCGGATATCGCCCGCACGCGCCTGTCCGGAGCCGTCGGGCAGGCGGCCCGGGAACTGGGCGCCGCCCTGGACGACCTGCGCGCCGGCATCTGCCTGGCGGTCGATTTCCCCGAGGAAGAAGTGGAATGCCTGCCCAAGGCGGCCTTTGCCACGAGCGTCGCGGCGGCCATCGCCCGCATCGACGGGCTCCTTGCCGCCACGCGCCGGGCCAGGCCCTTTCGCCAAGGGGCCCGGGCGGCCCTCTTCGGCCGGGTCAACGCCGGCAAATCGAGCCTGTTCAACGCCCTGCTCGGCGCGGACCGGGCGCTTGTGGCCGACGCGCCCGGCACGACGCGGGACTATCTGGAGGAGGGCCTCGACCTGGACGGATTGCCGGTGCGGCTCACGGACACGGCCGGCCTTCGGGCCACGCCCGACGCCGTGGAAGCGGCCGGCAAGGCCCGGGGGATGGGGCTTGCCGCCGTGGCCGAACTCGGGCTTTTCGTGGTGGACGGCTCGACGCCCTATGCCCCGGACGCCGAGGCCGAGGCGCTCGTGGAGAAGCTCGGCCCGGGCAAGGTGCTGGCCGTGCTGAGCAAGGCCGACCTGCCGCCCGGCGTTCCCGATCCCCGGGAGCGCCTGGCCGCCATGGGCCTTGCGGCGGTGGCCGTCTCGGCCAGGACGGGTTTCGGGCTCGCGGCGCTCCTTACGGCCATGCGCGCCCGGCTCACCAGCGACGCCGGCCCGCCCGAACCCGGCGCCCCGGCCCCCAGCGAGCGCGAAGCGGCGAGCCTGGCCGCGGCGCGCGACGAACTTTCGGCCCTTGTGACGGATATCGCGGCGGACGTGCCCTACGACCTCATGGGCGCGCGCCTGGAAACGGCCCGGACGCTCGTCGCCGATATCACCGGCGAAACCACCGCCGACGAGGTCTTAAACGCCGTCTTCGAGCGGTTCTGCATCGGCAAGTGACCCGGCGGCCCGCGTCGCGTCCTCGAAGAGGACAGAGGCCGCCTCGGGGACAAGGCACTGAAATAATTACTATTGAAAAATACTGTCGTATTTTTCAAGGGACGCGGCACTAACGTTCCAGCTTCTCCCGGATTTCCTTGGCCTCGGCCAGGTTCGGGTCCTGGTCCAGGGCTCGGCTGACGTACTCGTAGGCATCGTCCTTGCGGTGCCACTTCAGGTAGAACTTGGCGATATTGAGAAAGGTCAGGGGATGGCCGCCGAAGACCTTGACCGCGTCGAGGTAGAGGGCCTCGGCCTTCTTGAATTCGCCCAGTGCGTCGTAGGTCTCGATGGCCAGCCGCCAGGCCTGCTCGTCGCCCGGAAAGCGCTCCATGGCCAGCGCGAACATCTCGGCCGCCTCGGGCAACAGGCCCGCGTCCAGGAAAAGCCGGCCCACCTCGCGCACGACCTCGGGGTCCTCGCCGTACGTCTCGGCCACCCGGCGCAGATAGACCTTGCCCTTGGGATAGCTTTTCCGGGCCAGATGCTCCCGGCCAAGGGCCAGCCACTCGTCGCGCTGGCGGGTGCGGCGCTCTTCCTCGCGATCCTTTTCCCGCTGCTCCGACTCCTCCATCTTGATGCGAAAGGCCGTGAGCTTCTTGATCAGCAGGGTCTCGTCGCCCGCCTTGTACCGCAAAAAAGCCGCCCCCGAGATGCCTATGCTTT of the Solidesulfovibrio sp. genome contains:
- the mnmE gene encoding tRNA uridine-5-carboxymethylaminomethyl(34) synthesis GTPase MnmE; the encoded protein is MPTPPGFSGDTIAAVATPPGRGGVGIVRLAGPLAREVGARLFASARPGFAGLKPYRLHHGTIRDPGGRLLDEGMVAFMPGPGSYTGEDTVEFFCHGAPAVLRAVLAACFALGARPAGPGEFTKRAFLNGRLDLSQAAAVAELIAARGEAEADIARTRLSGAVGQAARELGAALDDLRAGICLAVDFPEEEVECLPKAAFATSVAAAIARIDGLLAATRRARPFRQGARAALFGRVNAGKSSLFNALLGADRALVADAPGTTRDYLEEGLDLDGLPVRLTDTAGLRATPDAVEAAGKARGMGLAAVAELGLFVVDGSTPYAPDAEAEALVEKLGPGKVLAVLSKADLPPGVPDPRERLAAMGLAAVAVSARTGFGLAALLTAMRARLTSDAGPPEPGAPAPSEREAASLAAARDELSALVTDIAADVPYDLMGARLETARTLVADITGETTADEVLNAVFERFCIGK